A DNA window from Boseongicola sp. contains the following coding sequences:
- a CDS encoding SMP-30/gluconolactonase/LRE family protein: protein MFGVIEGTGFEAIDPSFVECLIGHARVERLWTGARWSEGPVWVAAGRYLLWSDIPNNKMMRFDETDGSVSTFRQPSNNSNGNTLDREGRLVTGEHLSRRVTRTEHDGSITVIADSFDGKRLNSPNDVVVKSDGSIWFTDPSYGILMDYEGGRAESEIGACYVYRVDPNGEISIVADDYVKPNGLAFSPDESQLYIADTGASHMSDGPAHIRVHDVSSDGSLSGGSVIAECSAGLFDGLRLDRDGRIWSSAADGVHCMTSDGSLIGKIYIPELVANVCFGGPKLNRLFICGTTSLYSVFLNVNGISPIGAIAEM, encoded by the coding sequence TTGTTCGGCGTAATTGAAGGAACCGGATTTGAAGCCATCGATCCAAGCTTTGTCGAATGTCTGATCGGGCATGCCCGTGTCGAGCGTCTCTGGACGGGCGCCCGCTGGTCAGAAGGACCGGTCTGGGTTGCTGCGGGCCGTTACTTGCTATGGTCGGACATCCCAAACAATAAGATGATGCGGTTCGATGAAACCGACGGCTCGGTTTCCACATTCCGCCAGCCTTCGAACAACTCCAATGGAAACACCTTGGACCGTGAAGGTCGGCTGGTAACAGGTGAGCACTTGTCCCGCAGAGTGACGAGAACAGAGCATGATGGTTCCATCACCGTAATCGCTGACAGCTTTGACGGCAAAAGACTGAACTCTCCAAACGACGTCGTCGTCAAGTCCGATGGCTCCATCTGGTTCACAGACCCGTCCTATGGAATTCTAATGGATTATGAAGGCGGTCGCGCCGAAAGTGAAATTGGCGCGTGCTATGTCTATCGTGTTGATCCTAATGGTGAAATTAGCATTGTTGCCGATGACTACGTTAAACCAAACGGATTGGCATTCTCTCCGGATGAAAGTCAGCTTTATATTGCAGATACCGGTGCATCGCATATGTCCGACGGTCCTGCTCACATTCGAGTCCACGACGTTTCCTCCGACGGCTCCCTTAGCGGTGGCAGTGTGATCGCAGAGTGTTCAGCTGGCCTTTTTGATGGGCTTCGATTGGACCGCGACGGTCGAATTTGGAGTTCAGCTGCCGACGGCGTCCATTGCATGACATCTGATGGATCACTGATTGGAAAGATCTACATCCCCGAGCTGGTCGCAAATGTATGTTTCGGTGGTCCGAAACTAAATAGGCTGTTCATTTGCGGAACAACCTCACTTTACTCGGTCTTTTTGAATGTGAACGGCATTTCGCCGATCGGAGCAATCGCCGAAATGTAG
- a CDS encoding helix-turn-helix domain-containing protein, with translation MADAQSRRNKLTYSDHLYIETHTDGVLIEHHAPQIMETAYHVHPTLEINFLINCQMTYSFGRKLVEVPSEKFCVFWGARPHRVAAIDGVGEIINIYVPLHEFWSWPLPQSFVDALLSGAILTSTNENAADYEIARNWARRRHQNDDRWDRLHMVEVQGRLTRMALDGWKAINSEPVEGNAQRVGGNAIRHFDRMLRFVARNYAEPIGLDDIANAANVSPNYAIQLFKKVLGTTVKAHLSSLRISHAKMLLAETDQKILTIGLDCGFRSQSAFYEAFQKSSGTTPAEFRKSAKLQQSE, from the coding sequence ATGGCAGATGCACAAAGCAGGCGAAACAAACTAACGTACTCCGATCATCTTTATATTGAGACACATACCGACGGAGTGCTGATCGAGCACCATGCGCCGCAAATCATGGAAACGGCGTATCACGTGCATCCGACGTTAGAGATCAATTTTCTCATCAACTGCCAGATGACCTATTCCTTCGGAAGAAAGCTTGTCGAAGTTCCGTCGGAAAAATTTTGCGTATTTTGGGGTGCGCGCCCGCACCGGGTCGCGGCAATTGATGGTGTAGGGGAGATAATAAATATCTACGTTCCGCTACACGAATTTTGGAGTTGGCCATTGCCGCAGAGCTTTGTTGACGCGCTTCTTTCCGGCGCGATTCTAACTTCAACAAATGAAAATGCCGCCGACTATGAAATCGCCAGAAACTGGGCTCGGCGAAGACACCAGAATGACGACAGGTGGGACAGATTGCATATGGTCGAAGTTCAGGGGCGGCTTACCCGTATGGCGCTTGATGGCTGGAAAGCGATTAACAGCGAGCCCGTAGAAGGCAACGCACAGCGAGTTGGAGGCAATGCGATAAGACACTTTGACCGTATGCTCAGATTTGTTGCCCGAAACTATGCCGAACCCATTGGGCTGGATGACATCGCCAATGCGGCGAACGTTTCGCCGAACTACGCCATTCAATTGTTCAAGAAAGTGCTTGGAACAACCGTCAAAGCGCATTTGTCTTCTTTGAGGATTAGTCACGCAAAAATGCTATTGGCAGAAACGGACCAGAAAATTTTGACCATCGGGTTGGACTGCGGATTTCGGTCTCAGTCTGCATTCTACGAAGCGTTTCAAAAATCGTCTGGCACAACGCCAGCCGAGTTCCGAAAATCCGCAAAACTGCAACAGAGTGAATGA
- a CDS encoding helix-turn-helix domain-containing protein produces MHLERLTMILEIVGQKGEATVADICAHSDLPKPSAYRLVQDLVGVGLIDPVSKGRFAIGTRLMRISQSDQSDAALVDLIAPRLKKTATEYGVAFFLSRLRGPAVEIIHVETPDTGVSFLHPGLGKRPLHACSCSKAIAAFHNNIKATQDLEGRLKSYTEFTHTNVGDLEADLTAIRARGYAECVEEIERGLCSVACVVGTSGLGATLSIGATGSVRVFTEAFRAKMGHECIRLAKNFSLTVAGRSSADEYPTPSQVT; encoded by the coding sequence TTGCATCTAGAACGCCTAACCATGATATTGGAAATCGTCGGCCAAAAAGGTGAGGCAACAGTTGCGGACATTTGTGCGCACTCGGATTTGCCAAAGCCATCAGCCTATCGCCTCGTTCAAGACCTGGTTGGTGTAGGTTTGATTGACCCCGTTTCAAAAGGCCGATTTGCTATCGGCACCCGACTGATGAGAATTTCGCAATCAGATCAATCAGATGCAGCACTTGTCGATCTGATCGCGCCACGGCTCAAGAAAACCGCAACCGAGTACGGCGTTGCATTTTTTCTGTCCCGACTTCGCGGTCCGGCTGTCGAAATCATTCATGTGGAAACACCTGACACAGGCGTTTCATTTCTGCACCCCGGGTTGGGCAAACGACCGCTTCACGCCTGCTCGTGCTCAAAGGCAATTGCCGCGTTTCACAATAACATCAAAGCCACACAGGATCTTGAGGGACGCCTAAAATCATACACCGAATTCACACATACCAACGTAGGTGACCTTGAGGCAGATCTGACGGCAATTCGCGCGCGCGGCTATGCGGAATGCGTCGAGGAAATCGAGCGCGGACTTTGCTCTGTCGCATGTGTAGTTGGAACGTCAGGGCTGGGTGCGACACTTTCCATCGGAGCGACAGGGTCTGTGCGCGTGTTTACTGAGGCATTTCGTGCAAAAATGGGTCATGAATGTATCCGCCTGGCAAAAAACTTTTCCCTGACGGTGGCGGGGCGAAGCAGCGCTGACGAATATCCAACTCCGTCTCAAGTCACCTGA
- a CDS encoding selenium-binding protein, with amino-acid sequence MDGVCCGPGYASPAEAIQAPREKLLYTIAIYTGTGIQKPDYLATVDSDPDSSTYSQVIHRLEMPGIGDELHHMGWNACSSCHDDSSMTRKYLLVPGVRSNNIHVIDTATDPYAPRLHKVIDGAEIKSKTNLSGPHTVHCLGSEIIISFLGDAKGDAPGGYLHMNKDFEILGRWENSMGDIPFGYDFLYQPRHNGMVSSEWAAPNTFMPGFDLEEVGHLKYGRRLHIWDFEKREPIETMYLGEDGLIPLEVKFHHNPDSTHGFCGAALSTNVIHFWKSDQGKWEWEKVIDVENEPHPEWPIPVPGVMSAILVSMDDKYLYLNNWLHGDMRQYDITDPHNPVLTGQVFMGGLLGKAPEVNGVKVAGGPQMFQLSLDGKRLYVTTSLFSTWDNQFYPEIRSRGGVMMMIDCDVISGGMTINKDFMVDFGNEPNGPSRCHETRYPGGDCTSDIWL; translated from the coding sequence ATGGACGGAGTTTGCTGCGGACCAGGCTATGCAAGCCCCGCCGAAGCCATTCAGGCTCCGCGCGAAAAACTGCTCTATACTATAGCCATCTACACCGGTACCGGGATTCAAAAGCCAGACTATCTTGCGACTGTAGACTCAGATCCTGATAGCTCCACCTACTCTCAGGTAATTCACCGTCTCGAAATGCCAGGAATTGGTGACGAGTTGCACCATATGGGTTGGAATGCTTGTTCCTCCTGTCACGACGACAGTTCGATGACCCGCAAATATCTGCTGGTACCTGGCGTGCGCTCCAATAATATTCATGTAATTGACACAGCCACCGATCCTTATGCACCACGTCTGCATAAAGTAATCGACGGTGCCGAGATTAAATCAAAGACCAACCTCTCAGGCCCACACACGGTGCACTGTCTAGGTTCCGAGATCATTATTTCGTTTCTAGGCGACGCAAAGGGCGACGCGCCCGGCGGCTACCTGCATATGAATAAGGACTTCGAGATCTTAGGCCGTTGGGAAAATTCGATGGGTGATATCCCGTTTGGCTATGACTTTTTGTATCAGCCACGGCACAACGGGATGGTATCATCCGAGTGGGCCGCGCCGAACACGTTCATGCCCGGTTTTGACTTAGAAGAAGTCGGCCACCTCAAATACGGGCGCAGACTTCACATTTGGGACTTTGAAAAACGCGAACCGATCGAAACCATGTATCTTGGCGAAGACGGCCTGATCCCCTTGGAGGTTAAATTCCACCATAACCCCGACAGTACCCATGGATTTTGCGGTGCCGCGCTCAGTACGAATGTTATCCACTTCTGGAAGTCGGATCAGGGCAAATGGGAGTGGGAAAAGGTTATCGACGTTGAAAACGAACCGCACCCGGAATGGCCGATCCCGGTTCCAGGAGTGATGTCAGCCATTCTGGTCTCGATGGATGATAAGTACCTCTACCTGAACAACTGGCTACACGGCGATATGCGTCAATATGATATCACAGACCCTCACAACCCGGTTCTGACCGGTCAGGTCTTCATGGGCGGTCTTTTGGGCAAAGCTCCCGAAGTAAACGGCGTCAAAGTGGCCGGCGGCCCGCAGATGTTTCAACTCAGCCTGGATGGCAAACGGCTTTACGTAACGACGTCGCTTTTTTCGACCTGGGACAATCAATTCTACCCGGAAATCCGCTCGCGGGGCGGGGTGATGATGATGATCGACTGTGATGTGATAAGTGGCGGAATGACCATCAATAAAGACTTTATGGTGGACTTCGGCAATGAGCCAAACGGACCAAGCCGCTGCCACGAAACGCGTTACCCCGGTGGCGATTGTACAAGCGATATTTGGTTGTGA
- a CDS encoding 2Fe-2S iron-sulfur cluster binding domain-containing protein → MQTITIANRNGAKYRVDARRPLLETLREQGVDLPYGCKYGGCITCAAKLTHGGVDQRRQVALNNRQLNNGYVVLCVARPMNDCTFEIGVESHDKLYRNPFVDPLEPHELKADIATSKES, encoded by the coding sequence TTGCAGACCATAACCATCGCAAATCGCAACGGCGCAAAGTACCGGGTCGATGCCAGGCGCCCGTTGCTTGAGACTTTGCGCGAACAAGGCGTGGACCTGCCATATGGCTGCAAGTATGGCGGATGCATTACCTGTGCCGCAAAACTTACTCACGGAGGAGTAGATCAACGTCGCCAGGTCGCGCTCAACAATCGCCAGTTAAACAACGGATATGTGGTTTTGTGCGTGGCACGGCCCATGAACGATTGCACGTTCGAAATCGGAGTAGAAAGCCACGACAAGCTATACCGCAATCCATTTGTTGATCCGTTGGAACCGCATGAATTGAAGGCGGATATTGCCACTTCGAAGGAGTCGTAA
- a CDS encoding CoA-binding protein, with amino-acid sequence MPDADVDHKFNYDPAFLADILKSVKTIAMVGASADKTKFSYGVLRVLHETGYDMIPVNPNPNLQEIRGIPVYHALEDINRPVDMVEVFRPKEELYEFAEKTIEIGAKVLWGQIGVYDERAAALAEDAGLKVVMNRCPKIELFRPFWKPRLDLAI; translated from the coding sequence ATGCCCGATGCTGACGTTGATCATAAGTTCAACTATGATCCTGCTTTTCTGGCCGATATTTTAAAGTCGGTGAAAACCATCGCGATGGTCGGGGCCAGCGCGGACAAAACCAAGTTCAGCTACGGTGTGTTACGGGTCTTGCATGAAACGGGCTATGATATGATCCCGGTGAACCCAAATCCAAATCTGCAAGAAATTCGCGGCATCCCTGTTTATCATGCGTTGGAAGACATCAATCGTCCAGTAGACATGGTCGAGGTCTTTCGCCCGAAAGAGGAGCTCTATGAATTTGCTGAAAAAACGATTGAGATTGGCGCCAAAGTGCTATGGGGCCAGATAGGTGTATATGACGAACGCGCTGCGGCGTTGGCGGAAGATGCAGGTCTGAAAGTCGTGATGAACCGTTGCCCCAAAATCGAACTTTTCCGACCATTCTGGAAACCCCGCCTTGATCTGGCGATTTGA
- a CDS encoding enoyl-CoA hydratase, translating into MNKTGQSDDILLRHDADGVTVLTLNAPKSINALSESMLAALTDTLDEIASDKSVKAVILRSAGDHFCAGHNLKEMSERRTDKDGGFQYFQDLFATCSAMMLRVVRLPQPVIAEVKGIATAAGCQLVASCDLAVASEDARFATSGVNIGLFCSTPMVALSRNLPRKHAMEMLLLGEFLSAGQVAELGLINRVVPRDILEATSIHLARTIADKSPVAIKIGKRGFYEQAELSLEDAYNYAGRIMAENMMAQDAAAGIGAFNRKGPMPEWSGE; encoded by the coding sequence ATGAACAAGACAGGTCAATCTGACGACATCTTACTGCGCCACGACGCGGATGGGGTAACCGTTCTTACGCTTAACGCTCCCAAATCGATTAACGCTCTTTCAGAAAGTATGTTGGCGGCACTGACGGATACTCTCGACGAAATTGCGAGCGACAAATCTGTTAAAGCCGTGATCCTAAGAAGTGCAGGTGATCATTTTTGTGCCGGACACAATCTGAAAGAGATGTCTGAACGGCGCACGGACAAGGATGGCGGCTTTCAATATTTCCAGGATCTTTTCGCGACTTGCTCGGCCATGATGCTGCGTGTGGTGCGTCTCCCGCAGCCGGTGATTGCAGAAGTGAAAGGTATTGCGACGGCGGCAGGGTGTCAGCTTGTGGCATCCTGTGATTTGGCGGTCGCTTCTGAAGATGCGCGTTTCGCTACATCTGGTGTAAATATTGGGTTGTTCTGCTCGACTCCAATGGTCGCCCTCAGCCGGAACCTGCCGCGCAAACACGCAATGGAAATGCTTCTATTGGGAGAGTTTCTGTCCGCCGGACAGGTCGCTGAGCTGGGTTTGATCAATAGGGTCGTGCCGCGCGACATATTGGAGGCCACGTCTATTCATTTGGCCCGCACTATCGCCGACAAATCGCCGGTTGCCATAAAGATTGGCAAGCGTGGCTTTTACGAACAAGCCGAACTGTCCCTTGAAGACGCCTACAACTATGCAGGACGAATTATGGCCGAGAATATGATGGCACAGGATGCGGCGGCCGGAATAGGTGCTTTCAATCGAAAGGGCCCAATGCCGGAATGGAGCGGAGAATGA
- a CDS encoding AMP-binding protein, which translates to MIYDGLELQKCAANHTALSPVSILKRVERVHPELPAQIHGSVRRNWGEVAERCKRLASALVNRGIGPGDTVALVAPNIPEALECALAVPMTGAVLNANNVRLDAGTIAYILNHGEANVLLVDTEFSEMMADAVKQSGRDMLIIDIEDTQGPGGDRIGELTYDELLEEGDPNFAHTLPNDEWDAIALNYTSGTTGRPKGVVYSHRGAWTNAVNNVVTWQMPHHPVYLWTLPLFHCNGWCFPWTISLLAGTHVFLRAPKADAIYHAFAEHGVTHLCGAPIVMSMIAGAAKADRRDFPQDIKMMTAAAPPPATVIAGMEAMGISITHVYGLTEVYGPAVVCAEKPDWKELPTEQQANLKARQGVAYELEEDVLVLDPDTGLPVPLDGETQGEIVFRGNIVMKGYLKQPEETAKSFKDGWFWSGDIAVQHPDGYIDIRDRAKDIIISGGENISSIEVEKALYSHPAVNLAAVVAMPDDKWGEVPCAFVELTLDANVTEDELIEHARSKLAGFQRPKKIVFGELPKTSTGKVRKNELRDRVRG; encoded by the coding sequence ATGATCTACGACGGCCTCGAACTTCAAAAATGCGCTGCCAATCATACCGCCCTGTCGCCCGTTTCGATCCTCAAGCGGGTCGAACGCGTACACCCTGAACTACCGGCACAAATTCATGGTTCAGTCCGTAGAAACTGGGGTGAAGTCGCTGAAAGATGCAAGCGACTTGCATCGGCGTTGGTAAACCGTGGCATCGGCCCCGGTGACACAGTGGCATTGGTTGCGCCCAATATCCCTGAGGCACTCGAATGCGCGCTGGCAGTACCTATGACCGGAGCTGTCCTGAACGCCAATAATGTGCGTTTGGATGCGGGAACCATCGCTTACATCCTAAATCACGGTGAAGCCAATGTGCTTCTTGTGGACACCGAATTCTCGGAAATGATGGCCGACGCGGTTAAACAGTCCGGTCGTGACATGCTGATCATCGACATTGAGGATACCCAAGGCCCGGGTGGCGATCGCATCGGCGAATTGACCTACGATGAATTACTGGAAGAGGGCGATCCCAACTTCGCCCATACTTTGCCGAACGATGAATGGGATGCAATCGCCCTGAACTATACATCCGGAACCACCGGGCGACCCAAAGGCGTGGTTTACTCTCATCGCGGTGCATGGACCAATGCGGTAAACAATGTGGTGACCTGGCAAATGCCGCACCATCCTGTGTATTTGTGGACGTTGCCTCTGTTCCATTGCAACGGTTGGTGCTTCCCCTGGACCATCTCCCTTCTGGCCGGCACTCATGTTTTTCTGCGCGCGCCAAAGGCAGATGCAATCTACCACGCATTTGCCGAGCATGGCGTCACACATCTTTGCGGCGCGCCGATTGTCATGTCGATGATCGCTGGTGCGGCCAAAGCAGACCGCCGCGATTTTCCACAAGATATCAAAATGATGACCGCTGCCGCCCCGCCGCCAGCGACCGTCATCGCCGGAATGGAAGCAATGGGGATTTCCATAACCCATGTATATGGCCTGACCGAAGTCTATGGACCGGCAGTTGTCTGCGCCGAAAAGCCCGACTGGAAAGAACTTCCAACTGAACAACAAGCCAATCTCAAAGCCCGACAGGGCGTAGCCTATGAGCTTGAAGAAGACGTCTTGGTGCTGGACCCGGATACCGGATTGCCGGTGCCCTTAGATGGTGAAACCCAGGGCGAGATCGTATTTCGTGGCAATATCGTGATGAAGGGATATCTCAAACAACCCGAAGAGACCGCGAAGTCTTTCAAAGACGGTTGGTTCTGGTCCGGTGACATCGCCGTGCAACATCCCGACGGCTACATCGACATTCGGGACAGAGCCAAGGATATCATAATCTCGGGGGGCGAAAACATCTCATCAATCGAAGTGGAAAAAGCGCTTTACTCACACCCCGCGGTCAATCTGGCAGCAGTTGTTGCTATGCCTGACGACAAGTGGGGCGAAGTGCCTTGCGCCTTCGTTGAACTGACCTTGGATGCCAATGTCACCGAAGATGAATTAATTGAACATGCCCGATCAAAGCTGGCGGGCTTTCAACGCCCCAAGAAGATTGTATTTGGCGAATTGCCCAAAACATCGACCGGGAAAGTCCGCAAAAACGAACTAAGAGATCGCGTTCGCGGTTAG
- a CDS encoding TRAP transporter large permease subunit, with product MPFGLDGIEVGLLIVFISLFAGIMTGFPVAFAIGGSAIISFAIIAALDSGGLLIHQAIDTFSNEYNLLLADGVARDAISVFRYPELPRIEEQLLRGGWEQALNRNISFVVNRMNERVIAGQSIETLLAVLMFVMMGITLERSKIAEDLLITMALVFGPLPGGLAVSIVVVGAFLAASTGIVGATVVTMGLLALPTMLRAGYAPELSTGVIAASGTLGQIIPPSIVIVLLGTLAGDLYATGQEQRAQLQGCSDALTYLGKPAVLSVGTLFQAALLPGILLACLYAGYAFCYALLNPSKAPAVQSDAISPEYVTLGEALTWYVAAPLLIITILIGAGQVGFVGSQDLTVRGTTAVERSSLLRTSVSDQCRDAMIELHGQEAWDLSVAAVSGDGSANVPTRNLTEEELTAALAAKIDNAAPIGTASAIIFSLMAVTIALARGVAPSMSTYPLMIGAGGIVASLGFDWAFLSPLASPGTRVLVLAIPIVATLYGLRVAATRLGKNDLVRVVFPPLVLIVAVLGSILGGITNPTPAAALGAGGAIMLAAYRKLREENRTAKTILMAAFSIVVMILLGASFDLRMSREVIPFEDRVAFLVAMVAYHIAMFGLLYGCWVLYRTSVLAPVVRETAKVTSMVFTILIGSQLLNLVVISFGGEHYIQQFLRSFSQEWVVFLLVMVILFILGFVLDFLEIIYIVVPIVGPVIYGGTLDPAWVTIMIAVNLQTSFLTPPFGFALFYLRGVAPPSVTTAHIYRGILPFVLIQVVGIGLLWMFPDVVTILPSLIGR from the coding sequence ATGCCATTCGGACTTGATGGGATCGAAGTCGGCCTTTTGATCGTCTTCATCAGCCTTTTTGCGGGGATCATGACGGGGTTTCCCGTGGCCTTTGCGATTGGCGGCTCTGCTATAATTTCGTTCGCCATTATTGCGGCTCTTGATAGCGGTGGCCTGCTGATTCATCAGGCGATTGACACATTTTCAAACGAATACAATTTGTTGCTGGCGGACGGGGTTGCCCGCGACGCAATCTCTGTATTCCGATACCCGGAATTGCCTCGAATTGAGGAGCAGTTATTAAGAGGTGGTTGGGAACAAGCGCTAAACCGCAACATTTCATTCGTCGTAAACCGCATGAATGAACGCGTAATTGCCGGGCAGTCCATTGAAACGCTCTTGGCGGTTTTGATGTTCGTTATGATGGGGATCACGCTGGAGCGCTCGAAGATCGCCGAAGATCTTTTGATCACGATGGCGCTTGTTTTCGGGCCCCTGCCCGGCGGTCTGGCTGTTTCTATTGTCGTGGTTGGCGCGTTTCTGGCGGCGTCCACCGGTATCGTTGGCGCTACAGTTGTCACTATGGGCTTGCTGGCTTTGCCCACAATGCTCAGAGCGGGATACGCCCCTGAATTGTCTACCGGCGTCATTGCAGCGTCGGGCACGCTGGGGCAGATTATTCCGCCGTCCATCGTTATTGTTCTTCTTGGAACTTTGGCCGGTGATTTATACGCAACCGGGCAAGAACAACGCGCGCAACTGCAAGGGTGTTCGGATGCGTTGACGTATTTGGGCAAACCCGCCGTTCTTTCAGTAGGAACGTTATTTCAGGCCGCTTTGTTGCCGGGCATCCTGTTGGCATGTCTCTATGCTGGTTATGCGTTTTGCTACGCACTTTTAAATCCAAGCAAAGCGCCGGCTGTGCAGTCGGATGCTATTTCACCAGAATACGTAACGCTTGGCGAGGCTTTGACTTGGTATGTGGCTGCGCCGTTGTTGATAATCACAATCTTAATCGGCGCAGGGCAAGTTGGTTTTGTTGGCTCTCAGGACTTGACTGTCCGAGGCACAACCGCGGTTGAACGTTCGAGCCTGCTGCGCACCAGTGTTTCCGATCAATGCCGCGACGCAATGATCGAACTTCACGGTCAAGAAGCCTGGGATCTTTCGGTTGCAGCTGTCTCGGGTGATGGGTCGGCCAATGTGCCAACCCGAAACCTGACAGAAGAAGAGCTGACAGCAGCGCTGGCCGCTAAGATTGACAACGCGGCACCGATTGGGACCGCCTCTGCGATTATATTCAGTCTGATGGCCGTTACGATCGCATTGGCGCGCGGTGTTGCACCATCGATGTCGACTTATCCCTTGATGATTGGCGCGGGGGGTATTGTTGCATCGCTGGGATTCGACTGGGCTTTCCTGTCGCCCCTAGCCTCTCCGGGCACCAGGGTTCTGGTGCTGGCAATTCCGATTGTGGCGACGCTTTACGGACTGCGAGTGGCTGCAACACGACTTGGCAAGAATGACCTCGTTCGGGTGGTTTTTCCACCGCTCGTGCTGATCGTAGCCGTATTGGGTTCAATCCTTGGCGGCATCACCAATCCGACACCGGCTGCGGCGTTAGGTGCGGGCGGCGCGATCATGTTGGCCGCCTATCGGAAGTTGCGAGAAGAAAACCGGACAGCGAAGACTATATTGATGGCTGCTTTTTCAATCGTGGTTATGATTTTGCTTGGTGCGTCATTCGATCTGCGGATGTCCAGAGAAGTAATCCCGTTTGAAGATCGTGTCGCATTCCTTGTGGCCATGGTCGCCTATCACATTGCCATGTTCGGTTTGCTTTACGGATGTTGGGTGCTGTATCGAACTTCGGTTCTGGCGCCGGTCGTCCGAGAAACGGCCAAGGTCACTTCGATGGTGTTTACGATCCTGATCGGATCGCAGTTGCTAAACCTTGTGGTGATTTCGTTTGGCGGTGAGCATTATATTCAACAATTCCTGCGCTCGTTCAGTCAGGAATGGGTCGTCTTCTTGCTGGTCATGGTGATCCTGTTCATCCTTGGATTTGTCTTGGATTTCCTGGAGATAATTTACATCGTTGTCCCAATCGTTGGACCGGTGATCTATGGGGGAACACTGGATCCGGCTTGGGTCACGATTATGATCGCCGTTAACTTGCAAACCTCATTCCTGACGCCACCGTTTGGGTTTGCGCTGTTCTATCTACGTGGTGTCGCGCCGCCTTCGGTGACGACCGCCCACATTTACCGAGGCATATTGCCGTTTGTGTTGATACAGGTCGTCGGAATTGGCTTGTTATGGATGTTCCCGGATGTCGTGACCATCTTGCCGTCACTTATCGGTCGTTAG
- a CDS encoding C4-dicarboxylate ABC transporter permease, whose product MAALSWIIEHAWSALSGLVYVLLNPLTVWNLSEPEAVMRFVYYGASPELFLLSTMLFFGVFAYGVYNREFLWRIVGGLEGFSNSIGRLAAWAGLLMVLQQIMVIFLQAIFRVSDIGLGPVGLGFDRPLGWWGDSLKLYNAIVVCMCCAYTFVQGGHVRVDLFYAGVKYRTKRVIDMFGALFFMIPALLLIWHYSWFFMWRHLINPKVNASDTLDGMIRKARAFRWQPETIGFSPNGFDAYFLFKVLIVFFAFMMMVQAAAVFYRSYLEFVGGEDDEGRGLDRDILDAADPDTTEGAA is encoded by the coding sequence ATGGCAGCACTTAGCTGGATCATCGAGCATGCTTGGTCGGCATTGTCCGGCCTTGTCTACGTTTTGCTTAACCCATTGACAGTTTGGAATCTTTCCGAACCCGAAGCGGTGATGCGCTTTGTATATTACGGCGCTTCGCCCGAGCTGTTTTTATTATCGACGATGCTGTTTTTCGGTGTCTTCGCGTATGGTGTGTACAACCGTGAATTTCTATGGCGCATTGTCGGCGGCCTGGAAGGGTTTTCCAACAGCATTGGCCGCCTGGCAGCCTGGGCGGGCCTGCTAATGGTTCTTCAGCAGATCATGGTCATCTTTTTGCAAGCGATCTTTCGCGTTTCGGACATTGGTCTGGGGCCGGTTGGCCTGGGATTTGACCGCCCGCTTGGATGGTGGGGCGACAGTCTTAAGCTGTATAACGCCATCGTCGTTTGCATGTGCTGTGCATACACGTTTGTGCAAGGCGGTCACGTCCGGGTGGATTTGTTTTATGCCGGCGTCAAATATCGCACAAAGCGCGTGATCGATATGTTTGGGGCCCTATTCTTCATGATCCCCGCGCTGCTATTGATCTGGCATTACTCGTGGTTTTTTATGTGGCGTCACCTGATCAACCCAAAGGTCAACGCCTCGGATACGTTGGATGGCATGATCCGCAAAGCACGGGCCTTTCGGTGGCAACCTGAGACCATCGGCTTTTCACCCAATGGATTCGACGCGTACTTCCTGTTCAAAGTTCTGATCGTCTTCTTTGCGTTCATGATGATGGTTCAAGCCGCTGCCGTTTTCTATCGCTCCTACCTGGAATTTGTTGGCGGCGAAGATGACGAAGGGCGTGGACTTGATCGCGACATTCTTGATGCCGCTGATCCCGACACCACGGAAGGGGCTGCCTGA